The following proteins come from a genomic window of Fontisubflavum oceani:
- a CDS encoding DUF6538 domain-containing protein: MALDFGTLFSTQIGIQALYPMRDSLIQIGKTWHLRRRVPNRFKPVEPREVIKKSLKTDSRAVAAQKAVAYWNELIENWELLLAGDVTGARER, from the coding sequence GTGGCGCTCGATTTTGGTACACTTTTCAGTACACAAATTGGTATACAGGCGCTTTACCCCATGCGGGATTCCTTGATTCAGATTGGAAAAACTTGGCACTTGCGGCGACGAGTTCCGAACAGGTTCAAGCCCGTTGAGCCGCGTGAAGTCATCAAGAAATCGCTCAAGACAGACAGCCGTGCCGTTGCCGCACAAAAGGCCGTCGCCTATTGGAACGAGCTTATAGAGAACTGGGAGCTATTGCTTGCCGGGGATGTAACAGGAGCGCGTGAGCGCTAA
- the ychF gene encoding redox-regulated ATPase YchF — MGFKMGIVGLPNVGKSTLFNALTRTAAAQAANFPFCTIEPNVGDVAVPDARLDKLAAIAGSKQIIPTRITFVDIAGLVKGASKGEGLGNQFLANIREVDAIAHVLRCFEDGDVTHVDGRIDPIADAETIETELMLADMESIEKRMQNIVRKVRGGDKDAVQQERLLKAALAMLEGGKPARMVEVDAEDAKAWEMLQLLTTKPILYVCNVEEDAAAEGNAQSARVAEMAAEQGAAHVVISAQIEEEISQLDADEAEMFLSEMGLEEAGLDRLIRAGYALLDLETYFTVGPKEARAWTITAGTTAPKAAGVIHGDFEKGFIRAETIAYEDFVTLGGEQPAKDAGKMRAEGKGYTVKDGDVLHFLFNT; from the coding sequence ATGGGTTTTAAAATGGGCATTGTTGGATTGCCGAATGTGGGCAAATCCACGCTGTTTAATGCACTGACCCGGACGGCGGCGGCGCAAGCGGCGAATTTCCCGTTCTGCACGATTGAGCCCAATGTCGGCGATGTGGCGGTGCCGGACGCACGGCTCGACAAGCTGGCCGCGATCGCAGGCTCGAAGCAGATCATTCCGACCCGGATCACCTTTGTCGATATCGCCGGTCTGGTGAAAGGCGCGTCGAAGGGCGAAGGCTTGGGCAACCAGTTTCTGGCCAACATCCGCGAAGTCGATGCCATCGCCCATGTGCTCCGCTGTTTCGAAGATGGCGATGTGACCCATGTGGATGGTCGGATTGACCCGATTGCCGATGCCGAGACCATCGAGACCGAGTTGATGCTGGCCGATATGGAAAGCATCGAGAAGCGGATGCAGAACATCGTGCGCAAGGTTCGTGGCGGCGATAAGGACGCGGTTCAGCAGGAGCGCCTGCTGAAAGCCGCTTTGGCGATGCTGGAAGGCGGCAAACCCGCGCGGATGGTCGAGGTTGATGCCGAAGACGCCAAGGCCTGGGAGATGCTGCAACTTCTGACCACCAAGCCGATCCTCTATGTTTGTAATGTCGAGGAAGACGCCGCCGCTGAGGGCAATGCCCAATCGGCCCGCGTGGCGGAAATGGCTGCCGAGCAAGGCGCGGCGCATGTGGTGATCTCCGCCCAGATCGAGGAGGAGATCAGCCAGCTCGACGCCGACGAGGCCGAGATGTTCCTCAGCGAAATGGGGCTGGAGGAAGCCGGGCTCGACCGCTTGATCCGCGCTGGTTACGCGCTTTTGGACCTCGAGACTTATTTCACCGTCGGCCCCAAAGAGGCCCGCGCCTGGACCATCACCGCGGGCACCACGGCGCCGAAAGCCGCCGGCGTGATCCATGGCGATTTCGAGAAAGGCTTCATCCGCGCCGAGACAATTGCGTATGAGGATTTCGTCACCCTCGGAGGTGAACAACCGGCAAAAGACGCGGGCAAAATGCGGGCGGAGGGCAAGGGCTACACCGTCAAAGACGGCGACGTGCTGCATTTCCTGTTCAACACTTAG
- a CDS encoding MATE family efflux transporter — MSVIEQTRPGPVPSGGGTRAEVMPLIRLSMPLMIAFAAATLIGVVDTVMIAPLGTVPLAAAGITTAFLIIMISALWGLVTVIGVEIAQAHGADDAKEVSAHLRNGLALCAIGAAGAGALMLIAFPFLTWLNQPPEVLAILLPYWISMAIWLVPILMFFAFKTLFDTVGRPWTGVAISYLGVVVNVPLNYGLIHEVGMGLVGAGIASVLSSLASLVVAWMFWRRSPDLAAYRQVVPVTWARIKSLYREGLPICIGYAGEGGAYAFLGIMLGWFGAVELAANQVVNAIGGVFYVIPLGMASAVSIRIGLAVGRSERARLRPILSAALWIITLWMLAITALYIFGGRAMSEALTEDQAVVDLAVGLFIVAALVQVADGIQSSTLGALRGMSDNRVPTAMTLISYWPLALPAAYVIGFPMGYGAIGVWAGYGTGIGLVAVLLSVRFWRQTAPR, encoded by the coding sequence ATGTCGGTTATAGAGCAAACCAGACCCGGCCCCGTGCCGTCGGGCGGTGGCACCCGTGCTGAGGTGATGCCGCTTATCCGGCTGTCGATGCCGCTGATGATCGCCTTCGCGGCGGCCACGCTAATCGGTGTGGTCGATACGGTCATGATTGCCCCATTGGGTACCGTGCCGCTCGCGGCAGCGGGCATCACCACCGCGTTTCTGATCATCATGATCTCGGCTCTTTGGGGTCTTGTGACCGTGATTGGGGTGGAGATTGCGCAGGCCCATGGCGCGGATGACGCCAAAGAAGTGTCTGCACATCTGCGCAACGGTCTGGCGCTCTGTGCCATCGGCGCGGCCGGGGCTGGAGCGTTGATGCTCATCGCGTTCCCGTTTCTGACCTGGCTCAACCAGCCGCCGGAAGTGCTGGCGATCCTCTTGCCCTATTGGATCAGCATGGCGATTTGGCTGGTGCCGATCCTGATGTTCTTCGCCTTCAAGACTCTCTTCGACACAGTTGGGCGGCCTTGGACCGGTGTTGCGATCTCCTATCTCGGCGTGGTGGTGAACGTTCCGCTGAACTACGGGCTGATCCATGAGGTTGGAATGGGGCTGGTGGGCGCGGGTATTGCCAGTGTGTTGTCCAGCCTCGCATCGCTTGTCGTTGCCTGGATGTTCTGGCGCCGCTCGCCAGATCTGGCGGCCTATCGTCAGGTGGTGCCAGTCACTTGGGCGCGGATCAAATCGCTTTACCGCGAGGGCCTGCCGATCTGTATCGGCTATGCGGGCGAGGGCGGGGCGTACGCTTTTCTCGGTATCATGCTCGGCTGGTTTGGCGCGGTTGAACTGGCCGCGAACCAGGTGGTGAACGCCATTGGCGGTGTATTTTATGTGATCCCCCTTGGTATGGCGAGCGCGGTGTCGATCCGGATCGGTTTGGCCGTCGGCAGGTCGGAACGCGCCCGGTTGCGTCCGATCCTGAGCGCGGCGCTCTGGATCATCACTCTGTGGATGCTGGCCATCACAGCGCTCTACATCTTCGGGGGCCGTGCCATGTCCGAAGCGCTGACGGAGGATCAGGCCGTCGTCGACCTCGCCGTGGGTCTCTTCATTGTGGCGGCCCTGGTGCAGGTGGCCGATGGGATCCAATCCAGCACACTTGGCGCGCTCAGGGGCATGTCGGATAACCGCGTGCCGACTGCGATGACACTGATCAGCTATTGGCCTCTGGCGCTGCCCGCTGCCTATGTGATCGGCTTCCCGATGGGTTATGGCGCGATCGGGGTTTGGGCGGGCTATGGCACCGGTATCGGATTGGTGGCGGTCTTGCTCTCCGTCCGCTTCTGGCGACAAACCGCGCCGCGTTGA
- a CDS encoding VOC family protein, translating into MTPIPYLTFQGTCREAMTFYADVFGGEIDMMMKPGDAPDFEVPPGKEDWVMHTGLQFEGGGAIFASDDMFGDAEPMQGSSIHMAFPTAEEGRVAFERLAEGGEVRMPYGETFWTPGFGTLRDRFGINWMISTNEHIS; encoded by the coding sequence ATGACCCCGATTCCCTATCTGACCTTCCAGGGCACCTGCCGGGAGGCGATGACATTCTATGCCGACGTCTTTGGCGGCGAGATCGATATGATGATGAAACCGGGCGATGCGCCCGATTTCGAGGTGCCGCCCGGCAAAGAAGACTGGGTCATGCATACCGGCCTGCAATTCGAGGGCGGCGGCGCGATTTTCGCCTCCGACGATATGTTCGGCGATGCAGAACCGATGCAGGGCAGTTCGATCCATATGGCCTTTCCAACCGCCGAAGAGGGCCGCGTGGCCTTCGAGAGGCTCGCGGAGGGCGGCGAGGTCAGGATGCCTTATGGCGAGACCTTCTGGACACCCGGCTTTGGAACACTGCGGGATCGCTTCGGGATCAACTGGATGATCTCCACCAACGAACACATCTCCTGA
- the trpA gene encoding tryptophan synthase subunit alpha, giving the protein MTRIDDTFARLNAEGRKAFVAYVMAGDPNYETSLEVVKGLPSAGVDIIELGLPFTDPMADGPTIQLAGQRALEAGQTLEKTLQMARELRKEDDKTPIVMMGYYNPIYNRGVDQFLADAKAAGIDGLIVVDLPPEEDDELCIPAQKAGLNFIRLATPTTDDARLPKVLQNTSGFVYYVSITGITGAADAQAGDVGPEVARIKAQTDLPVIVGFGIKTPEASESIASVADGAVVGSAIVSEIAAGKPVSEVLDFVKSLADGAHRA; this is encoded by the coding sequence ATGACCAGGATCGACGACACATTTGCGCGGCTCAATGCGGAGGGCAGGAAAGCCTTTGTGGCCTATGTGATGGCAGGCGATCCGAATTATGAGACATCGCTTGAGGTCGTGAAGGGCCTGCCAAGCGCAGGTGTGGATATCATCGAACTCGGCTTGCCTTTCACCGACCCGATGGCCGATGGACCGACGATCCAACTGGCCGGGCAACGTGCGCTGGAAGCCGGGCAGACACTTGAAAAGACCCTGCAAATGGCGCGCGAACTGCGCAAAGAGGATGACAAGACGCCGATTGTGATGATGGGCTATTACAACCCGATCTATAATCGCGGCGTCGATCAGTTTCTGGCCGATGCGAAAGCGGCGGGGATTGATGGGCTGATCGTGGTCGATTTGCCGCCGGAAGAGGATGATGAGCTTTGTATCCCGGCGCAGAAGGCGGGGTTGAACTTCATCCGCCTGGCCACGCCGACCACCGATGATGCGCGCTTGCCCAAAGTCCTGCAAAACACCTCGGGCTTTGTTTATTACGTGTCGATCACCGGCATCACCGGCGCAGCCGACGCGCAAGCGGGCGATGTCGGCCCAGAGGTCGCTCGGATCAAGGCGCAGACCGATCTACCGGTGATTGTTGGCTTTGGGATCAAGACGCCTGAGGCGTCGGAGTCCATCGCCAGCGTAGCAGATGGTGCGGTTGTGGGCTCGGCGATTGTGTCTGAGATTGCCGCAGGCAAACCTGTGTCTGAAGTCTTGGATTTCGTCAAATCCCTCGCGGACGGCGCGCATCGGGCCTAG
- a CDS encoding alpha-hydroxy acid oxidase, giving the protein MPVITEIEDLRRLHERRTPRMFYDYAESGSWTEQTFRENSSDFDLIRLRQRIAVDMAGRSTASQMIGEDVSMPVGLAPVGLTGMQCADGEIKAARAAEKFGVPFCLSTMSICSIEDVAAHTSKPFWFQVYTLKDDEFMQRLFDRARAANCSAIVITVDLQIMGQRHKDLKNGLSAPPKFTVKSMANLATKVPWGLEMLGTKRRFFGNIVGHAKGVSDPSSLASWTAEAFDPSLDWERIKQFRKMWGGKVILKGILDVEDAIKAAEVGADAIVVSNHGGRQLDGALSSIKMLEPIVEAVGDKVEIHLDSGIRSGQDVLKALAMGAKGTYIGRAFVNGLGAMGEAGVTKALEIIHKELDVTMALCGERDVANLGKHDLLVPKDFHGDWA; this is encoded by the coding sequence ATGCCCGTCATTACCGAGATCGAAGACTTGCGCCGCCTGCATGAGCGCCGCACGCCGCGGATGTTCTACGATTATGCGGAATCCGGCAGTTGGACCGAGCAGACCTTCCGCGAGAACAGCTCCGATTTCGATCTGATCCGGCTGCGCCAGCGCATCGCGGTGGATATGGCGGGACGCTCCACCGCCAGCCAGATGATTGGTGAGGATGTCTCCATGCCGGTGGGTCTCGCACCAGTCGGACTGACGGGGATGCAATGCGCCGATGGTGAGATCAAAGCGGCCCGCGCGGCGGAGAAATTTGGCGTGCCGTTTTGCCTCTCCACCATGTCGATCTGTTCCATCGAAGACGTTGCGGCGCATACGTCGAAACCGTTCTGGTTCCAAGTTTACACGTTGAAAGACGACGAGTTCATGCAGCGCCTGTTTGATCGGGCGCGGGCGGCGAACTGTTCCGCCATTGTCATCACGGTCGATCTGCAGATCATGGGGCAGCGCCACAAGGATCTGAAAAATGGCCTCTCCGCCCCGCCAAAATTCACCGTCAAAAGCATGGCCAATCTGGCCACGAAAGTCCCTTGGGGTCTGGAAATGCTTGGCACCAAGCGCCGCTTTTTCGGCAATATCGTGGGCCACGCAAAGGGGGTGAGCGATCCATCCTCACTGGCCTCCTGGACGGCCGAAGCCTTCGACCCCTCGCTCGACTGGGAACGGATCAAACAGTTCCGCAAGATGTGGGGCGGCAAGGTGATCCTGAAAGGGATTTTGGATGTTGAGGACGCGATCAAGGCCGCAGAGGTCGGGGCCGATGCGATTGTTGTGTCGAACCATGGCGGGCGGCAATTGGATGGCGCGCTCAGTTCGATCAAGATGCTGGAGCCGATTGTGGAGGCCGTAGGTGACAAAGTCGAAATCCACCTCGATAGCGGTATCCGTTCAGGCCAAGACGTGCTGAAGGCGCTCGCGATGGGGGCCAAGGGCACTTATATCGGGCGGGCCTTTGTGAATGGTCTTGGGGCCATGGGGGAGGCGGGCGTGACCAAAGCGCTGGAGATCATCCATAAAGAACTGGACGTGACCATGGCGCTTTGCGGCGAGCGGGATGTGGCCAATCTGGGCAAACATGATCTACTTGTGCCCAAGGATTTTCACGGCGATTGGGCGTGA
- a CDS encoding MFS transporter — MSVLTALHLSRRAALGFVAMGLLWGSFAALVPVLKAQIGADDALFGLLLLGSPIGLLATLWLAPIFDRRMGAFSLPMATLVVAVAYLVPGLAGTATVFLLAMVGLGLGSGLLDIVSNARVSELEARHNRSLMNANHGMFSIAYALSAMATGLAREAGFSAAAIFTALALVVALLSLGMRTEVTHVSEAERRAVRLPWAIVLLCGGIVLTAFFVEAVVESWSALHIERTLDGRAAEGAFGPAILGLTMALGRFSGQAITGRFDDVSIITLGAVMACTGAFLAAITGGPLLAYIGFGIIGLGVSVVGPMALALVGRLVPPRIAHRPSPGSM; from the coding sequence ATGTCTGTTCTGACCGCCCTCCACCTGTCTCGTCGCGCCGCGCTTGGGTTCGTGGCGATGGGGTTGTTATGGGGCAGCTTTGCCGCCTTGGTGCCGGTGCTAAAGGCACAGATCGGGGCGGATGATGCGCTCTTCGGACTTTTGCTTTTGGGCAGCCCGATCGGACTTCTGGCAACGCTCTGGCTGGCGCCGATATTCGACCGCCGCATGGGCGCATTCTCACTTCCAATGGCAACGCTGGTCGTTGCGGTCGCCTATTTGGTGCCCGGCTTGGCGGGGACGGCGACCGTATTTCTGTTGGCAATGGTCGGTCTGGGCCTTGGGTCGGGGCTTCTCGATATCGTCTCCAACGCGCGGGTCTCGGAGCTGGAGGCGCGGCACAATCGCTCCTTGATGAACGCCAATCATGGCATGTTTTCCATCGCCTATGCGCTCAGCGCCATGGCAACCGGCCTGGCCCGCGAGGCCGGGTTTTCCGCCGCGGCGATTTTCACCGCCCTGGCGCTTGTGGTGGCGCTTCTGAGCCTTGGCATGCGGACCGAAGTGACACATGTTTCCGAGGCCGAGCGGAGAGCGGTGCGTCTGCCCTGGGCGATTGTGCTGCTGTGCGGCGGGATCGTTTTGACGGCGTTCTTTGTCGAGGCCGTGGTGGAAAGCTGGTCCGCGCTTCATATCGAGCGCACCCTTGACGGCCGCGCGGCGGAGGGCGCGTTCGGGCCAGCAATCCTGGGGCTGACCATGGCGCTTGGGCGGTTCTCAGGCCAAGCCATCACGGGTCGTTTCGACGATGTCTCGATCATCACGCTTGGTGCCGTCATGGCTTGCACCGGCGCGTTTCTGGCCGCCATCACAGGCGGACCGCTCCTGGCCTATATCGGCTTCGGCATCATTGGGCTTGGCGTCTCGGTTGTGGGACCGATGGCCTTGGCGCTTGTGGGCCGTCTGGTGCCCCCGCGCATCGCACATCGGCCGTCGCCTGGGTCAATGTGA
- a CDS encoding 50S ribosomal protein L25/general stress protein Ctc — protein sequence MAGEIPDLEAEARTGTGKGAARQARREGKVPGIVYGGGVDPLPINIPFNVLLKRLKQGRFLSTLFNMKVEGQDDVRVICRNVQRDVVKDLPTHVDFMRLRRNTRINLFIPVEFINEDEAPGLKRGGVLTVVRPEVELMVTAGDIPEKLVVDLAGLNVGDTITISAISLPEGTRPIIDRDFVIANLTAPSSLVSADNADEDEATEAEAGEEATEEAGEEA from the coding sequence ATGGCTGGTGAGATTCCTGATCTCGAAGCCGAGGCACGGACGGGGACAGGCAAGGGGGCCGCTCGTCAAGCACGCCGTGAAGGCAAAGTGCCCGGTATCGTTTATGGTGGTGGCGTAGATCCGCTGCCAATCAACATCCCCTTTAACGTTCTGCTGAAGCGGCTGAAGCAAGGCCGGTTCCTCTCGACGCTTTTCAACATGAAGGTCGAGGGCCAGGACGATGTGCGCGTGATCTGCCGGAACGTGCAGCGCGACGTGGTCAAAGACCTGCCGACGCATGTGGATTTCATGCGCCTGCGCCGCAACACGCGGATCAACCTCTTCATTCCTGTTGAGTTCATCAACGAGGATGAGGCGCCCGGCCTGAAGCGCGGTGGCGTGTTGACCGTTGTGCGTCCCGAAGTGGAACTGATGGTGACCGCGGGTGATATCCCCGAGAAGCTGGTGGTCGATTTGGCCGGTCTGAACGTGGGCGACACGATCACGATCAGCGCGATCAGCTTGCCGGAAGGCACGCGGCCGATCATCGACCGTGATTTCGTGATTGCCAACCTGACGGCACCGTCCAGCTTGGTCTCCGCCGACAATGCCGATGAGGACGAGGCCACCGAGGCCGAAGCCGGCGAAGAGGCGACCGAAGAGGCGGGCGAAGAGGCGTAA
- a CDS encoding agmatine deiminase family protein, with the protein MQRRVFLASGVVAGLFGRHALGDEVVRANGFWMPEEAEPHQRSFMQWPVNRGVHPDRVFLEMLQQSIADIANAIADFEPVVMLMEARFAPQARRMLSDAVEIWDIPTDDLWCRDSGPVFLRNAAGDLAVAQLNFNGWGGKQTHAHDGEIAARVADRLGLPLIESGLVGEAGGLESDGDGTLIAHESSWVIDNRNPGLSREEIEARLLSVLGARKMIWAPGVVGADITDYHIDSLARFSEPGKVVIQMPEAPRRGDPWSRAAFETYDILAAATDAEGRALEMVVIPEPWDTRVTSDDFVASYVNYYVCNGAVIAAQFGDAETDAEAEATLARLYPGREIVMLDVDPVGEVGGGIHCATQQMPAV; encoded by the coding sequence ATGCAGCGACGGGTGTTTTTGGCAAGTGGTGTCGTGGCGGGTCTCTTCGGGCGGCATGCATTGGGGGATGAGGTTGTGCGGGCAAATGGGTTCTGGATGCCAGAGGAGGCTGAGCCGCATCAGCGCAGTTTCATGCAATGGCCGGTGAACCGTGGGGTACATCCTGATCGGGTTTTCCTTGAGATGCTGCAACAATCGATCGCAGATATCGCCAACGCGATTGCCGATTTTGAGCCGGTGGTGATGTTGATGGAGGCCCGGTTCGCGCCGCAGGCGCGCCGGATGCTGTCCGACGCCGTCGAGATTTGGGACATCCCAACCGATGATCTCTGGTGCCGCGATTCCGGGCCGGTGTTTCTACGCAATGCGGCGGGCGACCTCGCTGTGGCTCAGCTGAATTTCAACGGGTGGGGCGGGAAACAGACTCATGCACATGATGGGGAGATCGCCGCGCGGGTCGCGGATCGGCTCGGTTTGCCGTTGATTGAGAGCGGTTTGGTCGGCGAAGCGGGCGGGCTGGAAAGCGACGGCGATGGCACATTGATCGCGCATGAAAGCTCCTGGGTGATCGATAACCGGAACCCGGGGCTGAGCCGAGAGGAGATTGAGGCGCGTCTCCTATCGGTTCTGGGCGCCCGCAAGATGATCTGGGCACCTGGCGTCGTGGGGGCGGATATCACCGATTACCACATCGACTCGCTTGCGCGATTTTCCGAGCCGGGCAAGGTGGTGATCCAGATGCCGGAGGCCCCGCGGCGGGGGGATCCGTGGTCTCGCGCCGCGTTTGAAACCTATGACATCCTCGCCGCTGCGACCGATGCAGAGGGGCGCGCGTTGGAGATGGTCGTTATCCCGGAGCCTTGGGACACGCGCGTGACCTCGGACGATTTTGTCGCCTCTTACGTGAACTATTATGTGTGCAACGGCGCGGTGATTGCGGCGCAGTTTGGCGATGCAGAAACCGACGCCGAAGCGGAGGCGACCCTCGCGCGGCTCTATCCTGGGCGCGAGATCGTTATGCTGGACGTCGATCCGGTGGGCGAGGTGGGTGGCGGCATCCATTGCGCGACGCAACAGATGCCAGCGGTTTAA